In Candidatus Pelagibacter sp. HIMB1321, a single genomic region encodes these proteins:
- a CDS encoding DMT family transporter: MASNLVVARGGVEFVPPISLAFWRWTIVFIILLPFTYFSLKKNFKIIQKEYKKLFFLGAMGCGVCGAFPFLAGQTTTVANMGIIYTSSPIFIILISTLFFSEKITLTKVIGLIACLIGVFAIIIKGDLELLINLRFTIGDLWMLAAAIGWALYSIYLFYWKTELEIFQRFTLIALFGAVSLLPFYIAEELYFQKTVFNNEFLFWTIFAAISPGIIAFTLYTLAQKQLGASLTGFTLYIFTVYAAIYGYILFDEQLESYHYLGTVLVFFGVYLAKKKNDKKT, from the coding sequence ATGGCTAGTAATCTAGTTGTTGCAAGAGGTGGTGTAGAATTTGTTCCTCCGATATCTTTAGCATTCTGGAGATGGACAATTGTGTTTATTATTTTGCTTCCGTTTACATACTTTTCGTTAAAAAAAAATTTTAAAATTATTCAAAAAGAGTATAAAAAATTATTTTTCTTAGGGGCAATGGGCTGTGGAGTTTGTGGAGCTTTCCCTTTTTTAGCCGGACAAACAACAACAGTTGCTAACATGGGTATAATTTATACTTCTTCGCCAATATTTATCATTTTAATTTCTACTTTATTTTTTAGTGAAAAAATAACTCTAACTAAAGTAATTGGATTAATTGCTTGTTTGATTGGAGTTTTTGCAATTATTATTAAAGGAGATTTGGAACTGCTGATCAATCTGAGATTTACTATAGGTGATTTATGGATGCTAGCAGCAGCAATAGGGTGGGCTTTGTATTCTATTTATTTATTTTATTGGAAAACAGAATTAGAAATTTTCCAAAGATTTACTTTGATCGCTCTATTTGGAGCGGTAAGTTTATTGCCATTTTATATTGCTGAAGAATTATATTTTCAAAAAACAGTATTTAATAATGAGTTTCTCTTTTGGACAATATTTGCTGCTATTTCACCAGGAATAATCGCATTTACTTTATACACCTTAGCTCAAAAACAATTAGGTGCATCATTGACTGGATTTACACTTTATATTTTCACAGTTTATGCAGCAATTTATGGTTATATACTCTTTGATGAACAATTGGAAAGTTATCACTATCTGGGAACAGTACTTGTATTTTTTGGAGTATATTTAGCCAAAAAAAAAAATGATAAAAAAACTTAA